One Drechmeria coniospora strain ARSEF 6962 chromosome 01, whole genome shotgun sequence genomic region harbors:
- a CDS encoding IFRD domain-containing protein: protein MNHARVKALKGAGKTVSRKAQKSGRASGALTPQGASPMPSLLTSPARSAVPSRVASDASDDEDDGDFELDDMTSSIHSAGSGTDAAADVAGSFDVKALIEGLEDKKHNNADVREQYLQTYIKVMRTRYAPETHQWLDPSVATLAEIFLKNSNRGATATERLLSLQSYCLTVGTVEDVDVVEAGSRILKQILTDEDDEECRVFAVYALCMTVLYGGGGEEAAIDLMEYLVEIVQTDGDSIEAHDNATVVSAALQGWAFVASHVEDYSDYADAAMDAFVDQLDSSDVDVQSNAAQCIALIYESSRNHEHETGKPFQLAYDPRRLSGRIGELAKLSAKSVSKKSRRDLRESLTSVVTSLERAVGPYYSTALYIPEKDTFVPPSLRTDDGRAEYGYRCKLRLGNVVATIDTWSLFSRVNMLKTFFRAGLQRHVFVNPVVMECLEDADWGESHATDEAERKQKLSAKSRKR, encoded by the coding sequence atgaACCACGCACGCGTCAAGGCCCTCAAGGGCGCGGGAAAGACGGTGTCGAGAAAGGCGCAAAAGTCGGGTCGCGCCTCGGGTGCCCTGACGCCGCAGGgggcctcgccgatgccCTCCCTCCtgacgtcgccggctcgcTCGGCCGTGCCCAGCCGTGTTGCGTCGGatgcgagcgacgacgaggatgatggcgatttcgagctcgacgacatgaCGTCGAGCATCCACTCGGCCGGCtccggcaccgacgccgccgccgacgtggccggcTCGTTCGACGTCAAGGCCCTCATCGAGGGTCTCGAGGACAAGAAGCACAACAACGCCGACGTTCGCGAGCAGTACCTCCAGACGTACATCAAGGTCATGCGCACGCGGTACGCGCCCGAAACCCACCAGTGGCTGGACCCCTCGGTCGCCACGCTGGCCGAGATATTCCTCAAGAACTCGAACCGCGGGGCCACGGCCACCGAACGGCTGCTGAGCCTGCAGTCCTACTGCCTgaccgtcggcaccgtcgaggacgtggacgtcgtcgaggccggcagccGGATCCTGAAGCAGATcctgacggacgaggacgacgaagagtGCCGCGTCTTCGCCGTGTACGCGCTCTGCATGACCGTGCTGtacggcggaggcggcgaggaggccgccatcgacctcaTGGAGTACCTCGTCGAGATTGTCCAGACGGACGGGGACAGCATCGAGGCCCACGACAACGCGACGGTCGTGTCGGCCGCGCTCCAGGGCTGGGCCTTTGTCGCCAGCCACGTCGAGGACTACTCGGACtacgccgacgcggccatGGATGCCTTTGTCGACCAGCTCGACAgctccgacgtcgacgtgcaGTCCAACGCGGCCCAGTGCATCGCCCTCATCTACGAGTCGTCGAGGAATCACGAGCACGAGACGGGGAAGCCGTTCCAGCTCGCCTACGACCCGCGAAGGCTCTCGGGCAGgatcggcgagctcgccaagCTGAGCGCAAAGTCGGTGTCGAAAAAGTCCCGACGCGACCTCCGCGAGAGCCTCACGAGCGTCGTGACGTCGCTCGaacgcgccgtcggcccgtACTACTCGACGGCGCTCTACATTCCGGAAAAGGACACGTTCGTGCCGCCCTCGCTCcggaccgacgacggcagggcCGAGTACGGCTACCGGTGCAAGCTCCGACTCGGcaacgtcgtcgccaccatcgACACATGGTCGCTCTTTTCGAGGGTGAACATGCTCAAGACCTTCTTCCGAGCCGGCCTCCAGCGGCACGTTTTCGTGAACCCCGTCGTCATGGAGTgtctcgaggacgccgattGGGGAGAGTCGCACGccaccgacgaggcggagcggAAGCAGAAGCTCTCGGCCAAGTCTCGCAAACGATGA
- a CDS encoding transthyretin domain protein codes for MSSPAKDRITCHVLDTTAGKPAKGIRVRLETSSTVSSSSSSSSPNPSSSSPHPPASFESLTDEDGRVKTWLPYSTATSSGEVPVYTLDDVLGAIKGPSRWTLRFDTEGYFGEANTFFPEATVVFRVDEGQQYHVPLLLSPYSYTTYRGS; via the coding sequence ATGTCGTCCCCCGCCAAGGATCGCATCACCTGCCACGTCCTcgacacgacggccggcaagCCCGCCAAGGGCATCCGCGTGCGGCTCGAGACCAGctcgaccgtctcgtcgtcgtcgtcgtcgtcgtctccgaacccgtcgtcgtcgtctccccaTCCGCCGGCTTCCTTCGAGTCCCtcacggacgaggacgggcggGTCAAGACCTGGCTGCCCTACAGCACCGCCACGTCGTCGGGCGAGGTGCCCGTCTacaccctcgacgacgtcctcggcgccatcaaGGGCCCCTCGCGATGGACCCTACGCTTCGACACCGAGGGCTACTTTGGCGAGGCCAACACCTTCTTCCCCGAGGCCACCGTCGTCTtccgcgtcgacgagggtcAGCAGTACCacgtgccgctgctgctgagcCCCTACAGCTACACCACCTACCGGGGCAGCTGA